A stretch of DNA from Cryptomeria japonica chromosome 4, Sugi_1.0, whole genome shotgun sequence:
aaggtcggctacaccttattgggtggttttagcccatggttttgtaatactgtttgacggtttcttgtattgtatctcctatttatgaggtgtgtgagatagaggttgtgtgtaagagtctcatggctattgagttgcctctaaatctctgattagtgctactcctgcgaagagcttgctctgcaagtatgttgtaatctgttttgattgctgaataaaatattgagctgcttttggagggtggggtttttctcccgaaagggttttccccacgtaaatcactgtgttgtggtatgattgctattatatctatttctattttctacaactgttgtaatgatctgaaaaagttttgcattaccctcctctcaaggttagtgtaggaagttgtttccgctactttacttccttacagaaAAGATACAAAAAATATTTAGTGTATTGAATACATGATAAATATTGGTATGTAGATGATAGGTgtaataaatttcacatagatttgATATGTCCTTGTGCTAAGAGggtaaaaaaaaaatctctttgtaTGGAGGAATATTCAAAGAGGTTGAATACATCTCCAGAGTGGAAGATATGTTGTCTTGTGCACACTTTGCAAGGTTATTTTATAAAGTTGGTGTTAGCTTATATGATGGAGAGGAGCTCACTCAAAATTTGTGTGCATTGAAGTTCAAAGGAGAGATAAAAGGGTTGATGAATTGTTTGataaatgtttgcatgaaaattttCCTTTTATAATTTTTGGTTAGTAAACATGGATTGGAGTTAGTGGAGCATCTAAATCCATATGCTTTTGGGTTGTTACAACAAGAAGTATAATGGCCGTGACAAAGCAATGCAAGTTTAAGGATGTAGAGTTAATAGGAATCATTCCACTATATGTATGTGATATAATCTCTAGTGTTCCATATCTATATGAGAAATATGACATCTATTGTAGGTTAAAAAATTACTCAGACTCAACTTGAATGCAAATATTTTTAGTTGCATTCTTGTGTAGAAATTATAAGGTTGAATTGACTTGTACTCCTAAATTAACAATGTTGATTATTGCAACTAGACTAGTTGTTCTCAAGAAGGAATATAGAGTGTATAGAGAAAAAGAGTTCACTATCAAAAAGTGTAGCAAGGAGGATAACATCCAAATTCTTGGTTATTTGGAGAAATAAATGTCAATTATTTGGGTGATGTTTATCTTGTGTGGCAAGACAAGATGCCATATTTCTAGGATGTGAGGTTCATAAACCCCTTTCCATTAAATTCCTATATAATTTTTGGATGAAAATACCCTTAAAGCGAGATGCTTTATCCAAATAACTTGGTTAAAATTAGAGATCCATTAGGGTATTGGTTACTATTATCATGTTTTAGATTATTATTAAACATTAACTCCatggaatgtgagatgttgtgGCTATAAGAAAGTCAAATGATTATGTAATATCATATAGGATGTCTCAAGCTTCGAAACCAATTTGTAGACCTTAGAATGTCCTAGAAAATTAGTTTTTGTCAcattatttctttcaaaaaaagGCAAACACATATTCACCCTCAAGTAGAACCATAAATTACGCTTTTTTACTTTGGCAGATTTGGCTAACACATCACAACTTAGAAAAAACTTATAATATGAAGCGTATAAGTGTTTCAAATATTAATTTTggcattttttcttttttaaatgtgTGGTAAGTTATTGAGGAGCCCTAGAGATGATGGAATAGGTGgcaaattttggtttgaataatAGATATAGTAATCATCATTACAATCCTTCTTGAGTTTATTTCTAAGACTATTGTGGAAAAGTAGGTGTTTGAAGTTCACGAAATGAATTACAATTGTTATAAATTCATGTAACTCATCCTTAAACTCTTATATGCCCTTTGGACTTGTAAAGAATATATAATATCATAACTATAGTTTCCCATTTTTAATAGAAGTTTCTCTTTGTTTGATGTTTCCCACATATATTTCATTGCATTTTTATTTTCCTCTATTGTATTGAATGTTCCAAATCTAACTAAACTACAAACATTGTAAGTTTAGCCCACATTTAGTCATTAATAGAAGAGACCATGATTAAATGTAGAACATGTAAGAAGTTTCCTATCTAGATATATTGACCATTGTCtatatttttgaaaaaatcagaTTATATTGAAGAGAATTATAATTGTAAAAGAAATTATCatataatcaatttttttaattaaataaacaattttgATGATAACTACTAATCAAAAGAGAGTTTCAAAAAGACCTTAGAAATTTGTACATCTCAAACATTAAAAATAGAATTAGCTAAAATACACATTGACATATAACTATTTTAAATATATCCATTAAACTTATTTTTACCTAATGTCTTTTTTTTATTAGATAAATACTTTTGACAGGATTTATGAACAAGGAGTCAAAAGAAGATTTTGAAAAGACCCTAAAACCTTGTACATTTAGAACATTAGAAAGAATTAACTAAAATGTATATTAACCTTTAACTATTATAAACATAGGGCTTCGACCCATTACTCAAATGATTGATAAGATTGTGCCAAAGCTTTGGGTTGAGATATTCTCGCCTCAGTTCACCCCTCTATACCCCATTAAGCTTGTTTATAACTCAACAATTTTCACTTATAAAATCAAATGTTAGATAAAatcaattttcattaaaaaaaatactataaAAATGAACAAATTCATCCTTTGTCGAacccattaattttttttttcttattttttaatatgCTATAGGATAAGGCTGCATGTATGAGCATTGACATGCATAGTATATTATCGCAATACATCCTGCTCATTCTGACTACGACGTAAATAGCCAGCACGTTGGCTACAACGTGCCGGCTATTTAAGCTGCAAGGATCAGTCTGCAAACCTAATCAACAGCAAAGATTTCATGGGAAGCATATTTTATAGCGTAGATTTTGCCAGGGAAAGTACTTTCATAGCTTTGGGAAAAGCATCTCTTTTTTGCAAACAAAATATTGGGTTTGGGTGTATGCGATTACAGTATATTAGAGTTTGAACATAACTTTTGTGAGAGTTTAGTCTGAATTGAAAATGCAGACTGTGAAGAATACAGCTGCTGCAGCTAAGGAAAAGTTGAGTAACATGGCCTCTTATCCTAACCAGGAAAAGGACAGTACCAAGGCATCTGATCAGGACAAGGTACAGTTTTCGAggtctttgtaatttgtgatgattttatTGCAAATTGGTTTGTAGGATTTATCAATCACGCAGAGTTTATATTGATGAGTTGGAGTTTGGTTATTTTTGATATTGATGGTATGTGTTTCTCTTCATTAAACTATATTTAAGATTGGGATCATTTATTTAGAATAGTAATTAGGGTTTCCATGGTTGTTTGTAGTTGTCAAGATTTCTTGAAACTTTTGTTTTAGGGTTTTGAATTGATATATCTTGGTTATACAGTGCTGAATTGTCTGAATTAGAGATGGATAGATTGTATTAAATATTGATTTTGTTGTAGAGCAAGTGAATGTTCATAAGGGAAATTTTCTATGGTACTAATAATTGGACAACTGGATTGTTAGAAAATAGAAATATGGTTTAGTAATCTGATGTTTTCCGCTGTTTTCTGAGTAGATTGTGTGTGaatttttgtatcaatgtttcggatcatagATCATTCGGATGTTTCCGGAGTAGATCATGTCTAAAATAGTATAAAATAGTAGATCATGTGTAAAttgtcaatgttttggatcacGGAACTCCGTAATAACTCCGTAATTCATCATGGGGATGTAGAGCTGTTTCTGACAACTGGATTGTTAGAAAATTGTCATTGTTTCGGATCACGGAACTCCGTAATCCATCATTGGGATCCGGAGTAGATCATGTCTAAAATAGTATAAAATAGTAGATCATGTGTAAATtgtcaatgtttcggatcacagaACTCCGTAATAACTCCGtaatccatcatcaggatgtaGAGTTGTTTCTGACAACTGGATTGTTAGAAAATTGTCAATGTTTCGGATCACGAAACTCCGTAATAACTCTGTAATCCATCATCGGGATCCAGAGTAGATCATGTCTAAAATAGTATAAAATAGTAGATTATGTGTAAATTGTCAATGTTGAGGATCACGGAACTCCGTAATAACTCCATAATCCATCATCGGGATGTAGAGCTATTTCCGACAACTGGATTGTTAGAAAATTGTCAATGTTTCGGATCACGGAACTCCGTAATAACTCCGTAATCCATCATCGGGATGTAGAGCTGTTTCCGACAACTGGATTGTTAGAAAATTGAAATATGATTTAGTAATCTATTGTTTTTCGTTGTTTTCTCGTGTGtaaatttttgcatcaatgtttcgaatcataGATCATCTGGATGTTTTTGGAGTAGATCGTGTGTAAATTTTTGCATCAATGTAATCATAGATCATCTGGATGTTTTCGGAGTAGATCGTGTGtaaatttttgcatcaatgtttcggatcatagATCATCTGGATGTTTTGGGAGTAGATCATGTGTAAATTGTCAATGTTTCGGAACTTCGTAATCTATCATCGGAGTAGATAGAGCTGTTTTCCGAGTAGATTGTGTGTTTTCTGAGTAGATTGTGTCTAAATTTTTGCATCTAGAACTCAATATCTAGAACTAGAGCACAACTAGAATGCATGCAGAGAgaaatatgattttatttttaaaGAGAATATTATGTGAAACTCATTTCAATATTGTCTTATTTAGAATAAGGAGCAAGGTGAACACAATAAAGATGAAAGGAGGGAGGAAGGTAGAGAGAACATAAGGAAGGAGGAAGAAAAGCGCGAGAGTGAGAGTGATGATCCAGTTTTGGGTGTTATAagtgatgaagatgaggataagAAAGTTGAGAAAATCATAACCATGGCAGGGGCCACTGGGCCAGAGGTTGTACCTCCTGGTGGCTTCGTTTGAGTACAAACACTCGATCAAAATCTATACACGAGAGTTACAAGTtcccttgtttctttttctctagtttgttttttaaattataaaCTCTTTGTCTTCTAGTAATTTGAGGTCATTTTTTTAATCCAATAAAATTCGTGGACAAATTCATGGACAAGTAAAGAGTTTTCAGATACTCCTCTACTCCATTTTAAGTTGTGAAATCTTTTTTATAAAGATATTAGTCTTTATAATGGGAGGTATGAAATTTCTCTAATATTGGTCATATTGGATAGCCATTCTGGAAGCTGAAATGCTTTTTAGTCTAATTTGTTCAGAAACATAATATGTGGAAATTTATATTTTGTAAATGTTATTACAAATGTCATGAAAAGCTATATGCTATGTGAATTAGGTTGAACATGAATGGTATAAATAGAAGGTAAGAGTTATTTTCATTGAAATTACATAGTCTAACTTGATTATAGTGGTAGTAGTTTTAGAGTAAGATACATATcgtcaaaataataaaaatagatcatgttaaaatgaaaattatttaatcattttatttacTCTTCTTACAATTTTACACACATTCTAAACACTTAGAATGGACAACACACATTCTAAAACACTTAGAATGGGATCAAAACACACAATCTAGAATCTTAGaatgaaaattatttaatcattttatttacTCTTCTTACAACTTTACACACATTCTAAAACACTTAGAATGGTTACTTCGAAAGGGTAGTTTACTCTTGTCTCACTGTTCAAATTATCTCATTGAACACCAAGATAAACAAGTTTTATACAACAAAATAAATTGTTCAAATTATCTCATTGAACACTACACTAAGATAAGCTACCCATTCTAAATGTGTAATTACTAGGATAAACTACCCATTCTAAGTGTGTAATGATCAAGATAAACTAACCATTATAAGTGTTTAGAATGTGTGTAAAGTATGGGTAATTTATCCTAGTGTAGTGTTCAAGTAGTTTTAGTTTTTCTTTTGTTGTGAAATAATCTGAATaacaaaagaaaaattattttatttgttcgTTCAAATTGTCTCATTGAACACTAAACTAGGATAAACGAGTTTTATACAACTaaggaaatcattaaaactatCTCATTGGACATTATACCAAGATAAGCTACCTATTATAAGTGTGTAATGACCAAGATAAACTACCCATTATAAGTGTGTAATGACCAAGATAAACTAACCGTTCTAAGTGTTTACAATGTGTGTAAATTTGTAAGAAAG
This window harbors:
- the LOC131028515 gene encoding uncharacterized protein LOC131028515, translated to MQTVKNTAAAAKEKLSNMASYPNQEKDSTKASDQDKNKEQGEHNKDERREEGRENIRKEEEKRESESDDPVLGVISDEDEDKKVEKIITMAGATGPEVVPPGGFV